A single window of Mangifera indica cultivar Alphonso chromosome 18, CATAS_Mindica_2.1, whole genome shotgun sequence DNA harbors:
- the LOC123201251 gene encoding peroxisome biogenesis protein 5 isoform X2, whose translation MAMRELVTGGAACAASGSSSSSSNPLGALANALIGTSSKTQERLKEIPTATPTTSDSQFYSETSNHFTALPGSEFDHQLLQPNAQVSEFLGGFRSGNHNGFSDVWNEIQLQSQPSFENFPPPPPPQLQPTLEGPPQRVLSSFLHSFVESSRGGVPFRPTSLPLLGLSEGDKQCIRDRSSIMARHFFADKSEDFINAQVNSLLSSLEIDSDARVKGPLPGRYRELEDYWNESQGMLKPGPQPADGWVAEYSQHRAAHDNPNAWAHSFEQQHGVNGWASEFEQEQSQLASVDQLRGVNISNAMEQTRMLAHTLAQNNDPKFQNSKFLQFVSRMSRGELIIDDNQVKAAPMSAPGDWAVEYQQQYDGGPDWAREFKHNEFSLGAKQWVDEFAVEQEQHGTVDDQWVNEFSKLHVNDWVEEFGQQVGDASLGDTSADSWVNAYDDFLNEQVATKQWSDASRRVYVFSDMNPYVGHPNPLKEGQELFRKGLLSEAVLALEAEVLKNPDNAEGWRLLGIAHAENDDDQQAIAAMMRAQEADPTNLEVLLALGVSHTNELEQAAALKYLYGWLHHHPKYGTLATPELPDSLYYADVSRLFIEASRVSPDDADIHIVLGVLYNLSREYDKAIESFQTALKLRPQDYSLWNKLGATQANSVQSADAILAYQQALDLKPNYVRAWANMGGMYEDSIRYYVRALAMNPKSDNAWKYLSISLSSASRNDMLEACNLRNLDVLQKEFPL comes from the exons ATGGCGATGCGTGAGCTTGTTACAGGTGGAGCTGCTTGTGCTGCTTCTggatcttcttcttcttcttctaatcCTCTTGGTGCTCTCGCCAACGCTCTTATCGGCACTTCTTCTAAGACTCAG GAGAGGCTGAAAGAGATACCTACAGCCACACCAACAACTTCCGATTCTCAGTTCTACTCTGAAACCAGTAACCATTTCACAGCGCTTCCTGGTTCTGAGTTTGACCACCAACTTCTGCAACCTAATGCTCAG GTCTCAGAATTTCTTGGTGGCTTCCGCTCGGGTAATCATAATGGATTTTCAGATGTTTGGAATGAGATTCAGCTTCAATCTCAACCTTCCTTCGAGAAttttcctcctcctcctcctcctcagCTTCAACCTACTTTGGAGG GACCGCCGCAAAGAGTGTTATCAAGTTTTCTGCATTCCTTTGTTGAGAGTAGTCGTGGTGGTGTTCCTTTTCGTCCTACTTCGCTTCCACTATTAGGTTTATCTGAAGGCGACAAGCAGTGCATACGTGATCGTAGCAGCATTATGGCTCGCCATTTTTTTGCTGATAAGAGTGAAGATTTTATCAATGCTCAG GTAAATTCATTATTGTCTTCTTTAGAGATTGACAGCGATGCCCGTGTTAAGGGACCTTTGCCTGGTAGGTATCGTGAGCTGGAAGATTATTGGAATGAATCCCAAGGTATGCTTAAACCTGGTCCTCAACCTGCCGATGGATGGGTTGCTGAATATAGCCAGCACAGAGCAGCACATGACAATCCTAATGCTTGGGCTCACTCATTTGAACAACAACATGGTGTGAATGGGTGGGCATCTGAATTTGAGCAA GAACAATCTCAGTTGGCATCAGTAGATCAATTGAGAGGTGTGAATATTTCGAATGCGATGGAGCAAACTCGTATGCTTGCACATACACTTGCTCAAAATAATGATCCTAAATTTCAG AATTCAAAGTTTCTTCAATTTGTGTCAAGGATGAGTCGGGGTGAACTTATTATTGATGATAATCAAGTCAAAGCAGCTCCGATGTCTGCTCCTGGGGATTGGGCAGTTGAATACCAACAACAGTATGATGGGGGTCCAGATTGGGCTAGAGAATTTAAACACAATGA GTTTTCCCTTGGAGCTAAACAGTGGGTGGATGAGTTTGCTGTGGAACAAGAGCAGCATGGTACAGTTGACGATCAGTGGGTCAATGAATTCTCCAAATTGCATGTTAATGATTGGGTGGAAGAATTTGGGCAGCAAGTTGGTGATGCTTCTCTAGGGGATACTTCGGCTGATAGTTGGGTGAATGCATATGATGA TTTCTTAAACGAGCAAGTGGCTACCAAGCAGTGGTCAGATGCTTCAAGGCGGGTCTACGTCTTTTCAGATATGAATCCTTATGTTGGTCATCCTAACCCTTTAAAAGAAGGCCAAGAGCTGTTCCGCAAAGGGCTTTTGAGTGAAGCAGTACTTGCTCTAGAGGCTGAAGTTTTGAAAAACCCTGACAATGCTGAAGGTTGGAGGTTACTTGGAATAGCGCATGCAGAGAATGATGATGATCAACAG GCTATTGCTGCAATGATGCGTGCACAGGAAGCTGATCCTACAAATCTGGAAGTGCTTCTTGCTCTTGGTGTGAGTCATACAAATG AGTTGGAACAGGCTGCTGCATTGAAATACTTGTATGGATGGCTGCATCATCATCCAAAATATGGAACACTGGCCACTCCAGAGCTTCCTGATTCTTTGTATTATGCTGAT GTTTCTAGGTTATTCATTGAAGCCTCCCGTGTGTCACCTGATGATGCTGACATACACATAGTACTTGGTGTCTTGTACAACTTGTCCAGAGAGTATGACAAAGCCATTGAGTCCTTCCAGACAGCTTTGAAACTCAGGCCACAAGATTACTCTCTTTGGAACAAACTCGGTGCAACACAAGCCAATAGTGTTCAGAGTGCTGATGCAATATTGGCGTATCAACAG GCACTAGATTTAAAGCCTAACTATGTTCGTGCGTGGGCAAATATGGGT GGTATGTATGAGGATTCAATTCGTTACTATGTTCGGGCACTAGCAATGAATCCCAAGTCGGATAATGCCTGGAAATATTTGAGTATTTCTTTAAG TTCTGCTTCTAGGAATGACATGCTGGAAGCTTGCAATTTGCGTAATCTTGATGTCCTCCAAAAGGAGTTTCCCCTGTAA
- the LOC123201251 gene encoding peroxisome biogenesis protein 5 isoform X1: MAMRELVTGGAACAASGSSSSSSNPLGALANALIGTSSKTQERLKEIPTATPTTSDSQFYSETSNHFTALPGSEFDHQLLQPNAQVSEFLGGFRSGNHNGFSDVWNEIQLQSQPSFENFPPPPPPQLQPTLEGPPQRVLSSFLHSFVESSRGGVPFRPTSLPLLGLSEGDKQCIRDRSSIMARHFFADKSEDFINAQVNSLLSSLEIDSDARVKGPLPGRYRELEDYWNESQGMLKPGPQPADGWVAEYSQHRAAHDNPNAWAHSFEQQHGVNGWASEFEQEQSQLASVDQLRGVNISNAMEQTRMLAHTLAQNNDPKFQNSKFLQFVSRMSRGELIIDDNQVKAAPMSAPGDWAVEYQQQYDGGPDWAREFKHNEFSLGAKQWVDEFAVEQEQHGTVDDQWVNEFSKLHVNDWVEEFGQQVGDASLGDTSADSWVNAYDDFLNEQVATKQWSDASRRVYVFSDMNPYVGHPNPLKEGQELFRKGLLSEAVLALEAEVLKNPDNAEGWRLLGIAHAENDDDQQAIAAMMRAQEADPTNLEVLLALGVSHTNELEQAAALKYLYGWLHHHPKYGTLATPELPDSLYYADVSRLFIEASRVSPDDADIHIVLGVLYNLSREYDKAIESFQTALKLRPQDYSLWNKLGATQANSVQSADAILAYQQALDLKPNYVRAWANMGVSYANQGMYEDSIRYYVRALAMNPKSDNAWKYLSISLSSASRNDMLEACNLRNLDVLQKEFPL, translated from the exons ATGGCGATGCGTGAGCTTGTTACAGGTGGAGCTGCTTGTGCTGCTTCTggatcttcttcttcttcttctaatcCTCTTGGTGCTCTCGCCAACGCTCTTATCGGCACTTCTTCTAAGACTCAG GAGAGGCTGAAAGAGATACCTACAGCCACACCAACAACTTCCGATTCTCAGTTCTACTCTGAAACCAGTAACCATTTCACAGCGCTTCCTGGTTCTGAGTTTGACCACCAACTTCTGCAACCTAATGCTCAG GTCTCAGAATTTCTTGGTGGCTTCCGCTCGGGTAATCATAATGGATTTTCAGATGTTTGGAATGAGATTCAGCTTCAATCTCAACCTTCCTTCGAGAAttttcctcctcctcctcctcctcagCTTCAACCTACTTTGGAGG GACCGCCGCAAAGAGTGTTATCAAGTTTTCTGCATTCCTTTGTTGAGAGTAGTCGTGGTGGTGTTCCTTTTCGTCCTACTTCGCTTCCACTATTAGGTTTATCTGAAGGCGACAAGCAGTGCATACGTGATCGTAGCAGCATTATGGCTCGCCATTTTTTTGCTGATAAGAGTGAAGATTTTATCAATGCTCAG GTAAATTCATTATTGTCTTCTTTAGAGATTGACAGCGATGCCCGTGTTAAGGGACCTTTGCCTGGTAGGTATCGTGAGCTGGAAGATTATTGGAATGAATCCCAAGGTATGCTTAAACCTGGTCCTCAACCTGCCGATGGATGGGTTGCTGAATATAGCCAGCACAGAGCAGCACATGACAATCCTAATGCTTGGGCTCACTCATTTGAACAACAACATGGTGTGAATGGGTGGGCATCTGAATTTGAGCAA GAACAATCTCAGTTGGCATCAGTAGATCAATTGAGAGGTGTGAATATTTCGAATGCGATGGAGCAAACTCGTATGCTTGCACATACACTTGCTCAAAATAATGATCCTAAATTTCAG AATTCAAAGTTTCTTCAATTTGTGTCAAGGATGAGTCGGGGTGAACTTATTATTGATGATAATCAAGTCAAAGCAGCTCCGATGTCTGCTCCTGGGGATTGGGCAGTTGAATACCAACAACAGTATGATGGGGGTCCAGATTGGGCTAGAGAATTTAAACACAATGA GTTTTCCCTTGGAGCTAAACAGTGGGTGGATGAGTTTGCTGTGGAACAAGAGCAGCATGGTACAGTTGACGATCAGTGGGTCAATGAATTCTCCAAATTGCATGTTAATGATTGGGTGGAAGAATTTGGGCAGCAAGTTGGTGATGCTTCTCTAGGGGATACTTCGGCTGATAGTTGGGTGAATGCATATGATGA TTTCTTAAACGAGCAAGTGGCTACCAAGCAGTGGTCAGATGCTTCAAGGCGGGTCTACGTCTTTTCAGATATGAATCCTTATGTTGGTCATCCTAACCCTTTAAAAGAAGGCCAAGAGCTGTTCCGCAAAGGGCTTTTGAGTGAAGCAGTACTTGCTCTAGAGGCTGAAGTTTTGAAAAACCCTGACAATGCTGAAGGTTGGAGGTTACTTGGAATAGCGCATGCAGAGAATGATGATGATCAACAG GCTATTGCTGCAATGATGCGTGCACAGGAAGCTGATCCTACAAATCTGGAAGTGCTTCTTGCTCTTGGTGTGAGTCATACAAATG AGTTGGAACAGGCTGCTGCATTGAAATACTTGTATGGATGGCTGCATCATCATCCAAAATATGGAACACTGGCCACTCCAGAGCTTCCTGATTCTTTGTATTATGCTGAT GTTTCTAGGTTATTCATTGAAGCCTCCCGTGTGTCACCTGATGATGCTGACATACACATAGTACTTGGTGTCTTGTACAACTTGTCCAGAGAGTATGACAAAGCCATTGAGTCCTTCCAGACAGCTTTGAAACTCAGGCCACAAGATTACTCTCTTTGGAACAAACTCGGTGCAACACAAGCCAATAGTGTTCAGAGTGCTGATGCAATATTGGCGTATCAACAG GCACTAGATTTAAAGCCTAACTATGTTCGTGCGTGGGCAAATATGGGTGTTAGTTATGCAAACCAG GGTATGTATGAGGATTCAATTCGTTACTATGTTCGGGCACTAGCAATGAATCCCAAGTCGGATAATGCCTGGAAATATTTGAGTATTTCTTTAAG TTCTGCTTCTAGGAATGACATGCTGGAAGCTTGCAATTTGCGTAATCTTGATGTCCTCCAAAAGGAGTTTCCCCTGTAA
- the LOC123201251 gene encoding peroxisome biogenesis protein 5 isoform X4, giving the protein MAMRELVTGGAACAASGSSSSSSNPLGALANALIGTSSKTQERLKEIPTATPTTSDSQFYSETSNHFTALPGSEFDHQLLQPNAQVSEFLGGFRSGNHNGFSDVWNEIQLQSQPSFENFPPPPPPQLQPTLEGPPQRVLSSFLHSFVESSRGGVPFRPTSLPLLGLSEGDKQCIRDRSSIMARHFFADKSEDFINAQVNSLLSSLEIDSDARVKGPLPGRYRELEDYWNESQGMLKPGPQPADGWVAEYSQHRAAHDNPNAWAHSFEQQHGVNGWASEFEQEQSQLASVDQLRGVNISNAMEQTRMLAHTLAQNNDPKFQFSLGAKQWVDEFAVEQEQHGTVDDQWVNEFSKLHVNDWVEEFGQQVGDASLGDTSADSWVNAYDDFLNEQVATKQWSDASRRVYVFSDMNPYVGHPNPLKEGQELFRKGLLSEAVLALEAEVLKNPDNAEGWRLLGIAHAENDDDQQAIAAMMRAQEADPTNLEVLLALGVSHTNELEQAAALKYLYGWLHHHPKYGTLATPELPDSLYYADVSRLFIEASRVSPDDADIHIVLGVLYNLSREYDKAIESFQTALKLRPQDYSLWNKLGATQANSVQSADAILAYQQALDLKPNYVRAWANMGVSYANQGMYEDSIRYYVRALAMNPKSDNAWKYLSISLSSASRNDMLEACNLRNLDVLQKEFPL; this is encoded by the exons ATGGCGATGCGTGAGCTTGTTACAGGTGGAGCTGCTTGTGCTGCTTCTggatcttcttcttcttcttctaatcCTCTTGGTGCTCTCGCCAACGCTCTTATCGGCACTTCTTCTAAGACTCAG GAGAGGCTGAAAGAGATACCTACAGCCACACCAACAACTTCCGATTCTCAGTTCTACTCTGAAACCAGTAACCATTTCACAGCGCTTCCTGGTTCTGAGTTTGACCACCAACTTCTGCAACCTAATGCTCAG GTCTCAGAATTTCTTGGTGGCTTCCGCTCGGGTAATCATAATGGATTTTCAGATGTTTGGAATGAGATTCAGCTTCAATCTCAACCTTCCTTCGAGAAttttcctcctcctcctcctcctcagCTTCAACCTACTTTGGAGG GACCGCCGCAAAGAGTGTTATCAAGTTTTCTGCATTCCTTTGTTGAGAGTAGTCGTGGTGGTGTTCCTTTTCGTCCTACTTCGCTTCCACTATTAGGTTTATCTGAAGGCGACAAGCAGTGCATACGTGATCGTAGCAGCATTATGGCTCGCCATTTTTTTGCTGATAAGAGTGAAGATTTTATCAATGCTCAG GTAAATTCATTATTGTCTTCTTTAGAGATTGACAGCGATGCCCGTGTTAAGGGACCTTTGCCTGGTAGGTATCGTGAGCTGGAAGATTATTGGAATGAATCCCAAGGTATGCTTAAACCTGGTCCTCAACCTGCCGATGGATGGGTTGCTGAATATAGCCAGCACAGAGCAGCACATGACAATCCTAATGCTTGGGCTCACTCATTTGAACAACAACATGGTGTGAATGGGTGGGCATCTGAATTTGAGCAA GAACAATCTCAGTTGGCATCAGTAGATCAATTGAGAGGTGTGAATATTTCGAATGCGATGGAGCAAACTCGTATGCTTGCACATACACTTGCTCAAAATAATGATCCTAAATTTCAG TTTTCCCTTGGAGCTAAACAGTGGGTGGATGAGTTTGCTGTGGAACAAGAGCAGCATGGTACAGTTGACGATCAGTGGGTCAATGAATTCTCCAAATTGCATGTTAATGATTGGGTGGAAGAATTTGGGCAGCAAGTTGGTGATGCTTCTCTAGGGGATACTTCGGCTGATAGTTGGGTGAATGCATATGATGA TTTCTTAAACGAGCAAGTGGCTACCAAGCAGTGGTCAGATGCTTCAAGGCGGGTCTACGTCTTTTCAGATATGAATCCTTATGTTGGTCATCCTAACCCTTTAAAAGAAGGCCAAGAGCTGTTCCGCAAAGGGCTTTTGAGTGAAGCAGTACTTGCTCTAGAGGCTGAAGTTTTGAAAAACCCTGACAATGCTGAAGGTTGGAGGTTACTTGGAATAGCGCATGCAGAGAATGATGATGATCAACAG GCTATTGCTGCAATGATGCGTGCACAGGAAGCTGATCCTACAAATCTGGAAGTGCTTCTTGCTCTTGGTGTGAGTCATACAAATG AGTTGGAACAGGCTGCTGCATTGAAATACTTGTATGGATGGCTGCATCATCATCCAAAATATGGAACACTGGCCACTCCAGAGCTTCCTGATTCTTTGTATTATGCTGAT GTTTCTAGGTTATTCATTGAAGCCTCCCGTGTGTCACCTGATGATGCTGACATACACATAGTACTTGGTGTCTTGTACAACTTGTCCAGAGAGTATGACAAAGCCATTGAGTCCTTCCAGACAGCTTTGAAACTCAGGCCACAAGATTACTCTCTTTGGAACAAACTCGGTGCAACACAAGCCAATAGTGTTCAGAGTGCTGATGCAATATTGGCGTATCAACAG GCACTAGATTTAAAGCCTAACTATGTTCGTGCGTGGGCAAATATGGGTGTTAGTTATGCAAACCAG GGTATGTATGAGGATTCAATTCGTTACTATGTTCGGGCACTAGCAATGAATCCCAAGTCGGATAATGCCTGGAAATATTTGAGTATTTCTTTAAG TTCTGCTTCTAGGAATGACATGCTGGAAGCTTGCAATTTGCGTAATCTTGATGTCCTCCAAAAGGAGTTTCCCCTGTAA
- the LOC123201251 gene encoding peroxisome biogenesis protein 5 isoform X5 has protein sequence MAMRELVTGGAACAASGSSSSSSNPLGALANALIGTSSKTQERLKEIPTATPTTSDSQFYSETSNHFTALPGSEFDHQLLQPNAQVSEFLGGFRSGNHNGFSDVWNEIQLQSQPSFENFPPPPPPQLQPTLEGPPQRVLSSFLHSFVESSRGGVPFRPTSLPLLGLSEGDKQCIRDRSSIMARHFFADKSEDFINAQVNSLLSSLEIDSDARVKGPLPGRYRELEDYWNESQGMLKPGPQPADGWVAEYSQHRAAHDNPNAWAHSFEQQHGVNGWASEFEQEQSQLASVDQLRGVNISNAMEQTRMLAHTLAQNNDPKFQWVDEFAVEQEQHGTVDDQWVNEFSKLHVNDWVEEFGQQVGDASLGDTSADSWVNAYDDFLNEQVATKQWSDASRRVYVFSDMNPYVGHPNPLKEGQELFRKGLLSEAVLALEAEVLKNPDNAEGWRLLGIAHAENDDDQQAIAAMMRAQEADPTNLEVLLALGVSHTNELEQAAALKYLYGWLHHHPKYGTLATPELPDSLYYADVSRLFIEASRVSPDDADIHIVLGVLYNLSREYDKAIESFQTALKLRPQDYSLWNKLGATQANSVQSADAILAYQQALDLKPNYVRAWANMGVSYANQGMYEDSIRYYVRALAMNPKSDNAWKYLSISLSSASRNDMLEACNLRNLDVLQKEFPL, from the exons ATGGCGATGCGTGAGCTTGTTACAGGTGGAGCTGCTTGTGCTGCTTCTggatcttcttcttcttcttctaatcCTCTTGGTGCTCTCGCCAACGCTCTTATCGGCACTTCTTCTAAGACTCAG GAGAGGCTGAAAGAGATACCTACAGCCACACCAACAACTTCCGATTCTCAGTTCTACTCTGAAACCAGTAACCATTTCACAGCGCTTCCTGGTTCTGAGTTTGACCACCAACTTCTGCAACCTAATGCTCAG GTCTCAGAATTTCTTGGTGGCTTCCGCTCGGGTAATCATAATGGATTTTCAGATGTTTGGAATGAGATTCAGCTTCAATCTCAACCTTCCTTCGAGAAttttcctcctcctcctcctcctcagCTTCAACCTACTTTGGAGG GACCGCCGCAAAGAGTGTTATCAAGTTTTCTGCATTCCTTTGTTGAGAGTAGTCGTGGTGGTGTTCCTTTTCGTCCTACTTCGCTTCCACTATTAGGTTTATCTGAAGGCGACAAGCAGTGCATACGTGATCGTAGCAGCATTATGGCTCGCCATTTTTTTGCTGATAAGAGTGAAGATTTTATCAATGCTCAG GTAAATTCATTATTGTCTTCTTTAGAGATTGACAGCGATGCCCGTGTTAAGGGACCTTTGCCTGGTAGGTATCGTGAGCTGGAAGATTATTGGAATGAATCCCAAGGTATGCTTAAACCTGGTCCTCAACCTGCCGATGGATGGGTTGCTGAATATAGCCAGCACAGAGCAGCACATGACAATCCTAATGCTTGGGCTCACTCATTTGAACAACAACATGGTGTGAATGGGTGGGCATCTGAATTTGAGCAA GAACAATCTCAGTTGGCATCAGTAGATCAATTGAGAGGTGTGAATATTTCGAATGCGATGGAGCAAACTCGTATGCTTGCACATACACTTGCTCAAAATAATGATCCTAAATTTCAG TGGGTGGATGAGTTTGCTGTGGAACAAGAGCAGCATGGTACAGTTGACGATCAGTGGGTCAATGAATTCTCCAAATTGCATGTTAATGATTGGGTGGAAGAATTTGGGCAGCAAGTTGGTGATGCTTCTCTAGGGGATACTTCGGCTGATAGTTGGGTGAATGCATATGATGA TTTCTTAAACGAGCAAGTGGCTACCAAGCAGTGGTCAGATGCTTCAAGGCGGGTCTACGTCTTTTCAGATATGAATCCTTATGTTGGTCATCCTAACCCTTTAAAAGAAGGCCAAGAGCTGTTCCGCAAAGGGCTTTTGAGTGAAGCAGTACTTGCTCTAGAGGCTGAAGTTTTGAAAAACCCTGACAATGCTGAAGGTTGGAGGTTACTTGGAATAGCGCATGCAGAGAATGATGATGATCAACAG GCTATTGCTGCAATGATGCGTGCACAGGAAGCTGATCCTACAAATCTGGAAGTGCTTCTTGCTCTTGGTGTGAGTCATACAAATG AGTTGGAACAGGCTGCTGCATTGAAATACTTGTATGGATGGCTGCATCATCATCCAAAATATGGAACACTGGCCACTCCAGAGCTTCCTGATTCTTTGTATTATGCTGAT GTTTCTAGGTTATTCATTGAAGCCTCCCGTGTGTCACCTGATGATGCTGACATACACATAGTACTTGGTGTCTTGTACAACTTGTCCAGAGAGTATGACAAAGCCATTGAGTCCTTCCAGACAGCTTTGAAACTCAGGCCACAAGATTACTCTCTTTGGAACAAACTCGGTGCAACACAAGCCAATAGTGTTCAGAGTGCTGATGCAATATTGGCGTATCAACAG GCACTAGATTTAAAGCCTAACTATGTTCGTGCGTGGGCAAATATGGGTGTTAGTTATGCAAACCAG GGTATGTATGAGGATTCAATTCGTTACTATGTTCGGGCACTAGCAATGAATCCCAAGTCGGATAATGCCTGGAAATATTTGAGTATTTCTTTAAG TTCTGCTTCTAGGAATGACATGCTGGAAGCTTGCAATTTGCGTAATCTTGATGTCCTCCAAAAGGAGTTTCCCCTGTAA
- the LOC123201251 gene encoding peroxisome biogenesis protein 5 isoform X3: MAMRELVTGGAACAASGSSSSSSNPLGALANALIGTSSKTQERLKEIPTATPTTSDSQFYSETSNHFTALPGSEFDHQLLQPNAQVSEFLGGFRSGNHNGFSDVWNEIQLQSQPSFENFPPPPPPQLQPTLEGPPQRVLSSFLHSFVESSRGGVPFRPTSLPLLGLSEGDKQCIRDRSSIMARHFFADKSEDFINAQVNSLLSSLEIDSDARVKGPLPGRYRELEDYWNESQGMLKPGPQPADGWVAEYSQHRAAHDNPNAWAHSFEQQHGVNGWASEFEQEQSQLASVDQLRGVNISNAMEQTRMLAHTLAQNNDPKFQNSKFLQFVSRMSRGELIIDDNQVKAAPMSAPGDWAVEYQQQYDGGPDWAREFKHNDWVDEFAVEQEQHGTVDDQWVNEFSKLHVNDWVEEFGQQVGDASLGDTSADSWVNAYDDFLNEQVATKQWSDASRRVYVFSDMNPYVGHPNPLKEGQELFRKGLLSEAVLALEAEVLKNPDNAEGWRLLGIAHAENDDDQQAIAAMMRAQEADPTNLEVLLALGVSHTNELEQAAALKYLYGWLHHHPKYGTLATPELPDSLYYADVSRLFIEASRVSPDDADIHIVLGVLYNLSREYDKAIESFQTALKLRPQDYSLWNKLGATQANSVQSADAILAYQQALDLKPNYVRAWANMGVSYANQGMYEDSIRYYVRALAMNPKSDNAWKYLSISLSSASRNDMLEACNLRNLDVLQKEFPL, encoded by the exons ATGGCGATGCGTGAGCTTGTTACAGGTGGAGCTGCTTGTGCTGCTTCTggatcttcttcttcttcttctaatcCTCTTGGTGCTCTCGCCAACGCTCTTATCGGCACTTCTTCTAAGACTCAG GAGAGGCTGAAAGAGATACCTACAGCCACACCAACAACTTCCGATTCTCAGTTCTACTCTGAAACCAGTAACCATTTCACAGCGCTTCCTGGTTCTGAGTTTGACCACCAACTTCTGCAACCTAATGCTCAG GTCTCAGAATTTCTTGGTGGCTTCCGCTCGGGTAATCATAATGGATTTTCAGATGTTTGGAATGAGATTCAGCTTCAATCTCAACCTTCCTTCGAGAAttttcctcctcctcctcctcctcagCTTCAACCTACTTTGGAGG GACCGCCGCAAAGAGTGTTATCAAGTTTTCTGCATTCCTTTGTTGAGAGTAGTCGTGGTGGTGTTCCTTTTCGTCCTACTTCGCTTCCACTATTAGGTTTATCTGAAGGCGACAAGCAGTGCATACGTGATCGTAGCAGCATTATGGCTCGCCATTTTTTTGCTGATAAGAGTGAAGATTTTATCAATGCTCAG GTAAATTCATTATTGTCTTCTTTAGAGATTGACAGCGATGCCCGTGTTAAGGGACCTTTGCCTGGTAGGTATCGTGAGCTGGAAGATTATTGGAATGAATCCCAAGGTATGCTTAAACCTGGTCCTCAACCTGCCGATGGATGGGTTGCTGAATATAGCCAGCACAGAGCAGCACATGACAATCCTAATGCTTGGGCTCACTCATTTGAACAACAACATGGTGTGAATGGGTGGGCATCTGAATTTGAGCAA GAACAATCTCAGTTGGCATCAGTAGATCAATTGAGAGGTGTGAATATTTCGAATGCGATGGAGCAAACTCGTATGCTTGCACATACACTTGCTCAAAATAATGATCCTAAATTTCAG AATTCAAAGTTTCTTCAATTTGTGTCAAGGATGAGTCGGGGTGAACTTATTATTGATGATAATCAAGTCAAAGCAGCTCCGATGTCTGCTCCTGGGGATTGGGCAGTTGAATACCAACAACAGTATGATGGGGGTCCAGATTGGGCTAGAGAATTTAAACACAATGAT TGGGTGGATGAGTTTGCTGTGGAACAAGAGCAGCATGGTACAGTTGACGATCAGTGGGTCAATGAATTCTCCAAATTGCATGTTAATGATTGGGTGGAAGAATTTGGGCAGCAAGTTGGTGATGCTTCTCTAGGGGATACTTCGGCTGATAGTTGGGTGAATGCATATGATGA TTTCTTAAACGAGCAAGTGGCTACCAAGCAGTGGTCAGATGCTTCAAGGCGGGTCTACGTCTTTTCAGATATGAATCCTTATGTTGGTCATCCTAACCCTTTAAAAGAAGGCCAAGAGCTGTTCCGCAAAGGGCTTTTGAGTGAAGCAGTACTTGCTCTAGAGGCTGAAGTTTTGAAAAACCCTGACAATGCTGAAGGTTGGAGGTTACTTGGAATAGCGCATGCAGAGAATGATGATGATCAACAG GCTATTGCTGCAATGATGCGTGCACAGGAAGCTGATCCTACAAATCTGGAAGTGCTTCTTGCTCTTGGTGTGAGTCATACAAATG AGTTGGAACAGGCTGCTGCATTGAAATACTTGTATGGATGGCTGCATCATCATCCAAAATATGGAACACTGGCCACTCCAGAGCTTCCTGATTCTTTGTATTATGCTGAT GTTTCTAGGTTATTCATTGAAGCCTCCCGTGTGTCACCTGATGATGCTGACATACACATAGTACTTGGTGTCTTGTACAACTTGTCCAGAGAGTATGACAAAGCCATTGAGTCCTTCCAGACAGCTTTGAAACTCAGGCCACAAGATTACTCTCTTTGGAACAAACTCGGTGCAACACAAGCCAATAGTGTTCAGAGTGCTGATGCAATATTGGCGTATCAACAG GCACTAGATTTAAAGCCTAACTATGTTCGTGCGTGGGCAAATATGGGTGTTAGTTATGCAAACCAG GGTATGTATGAGGATTCAATTCGTTACTATGTTCGGGCACTAGCAATGAATCCCAAGTCGGATAATGCCTGGAAATATTTGAGTATTTCTTTAAG TTCTGCTTCTAGGAATGACATGCTGGAAGCTTGCAATTTGCGTAATCTTGATGTCCTCCAAAAGGAGTTTCCCCTGTAA